CTCTCGTTTGCGAATGCGTTACCGTTTCCGTAAACGGAACCGTAAATGTACTTTCTCCCACAGATGTCTGACGAAGGATTAAGTGAGTTGTTTGCGTTTGCGCAAACGCAAATTATGTCTCGGTCCATTCGCGCCTGCACCTTCCTCGACAAGGGAGGAACGGGCAAGACCACGACGGCGGCCCACCTCGGCGTCGCGCTCGCCGAGCGAGGCAACGACGTGTTGCTCATCGACCTCGCTGGCAAACAGGGCGACCTCGTCAAGCACTTCGGCCGGTGGGAGACGGTCGAACGCCAGATCGCCGAGGACGACGACTGGCCGAACATCTCGACGGTCTTTCAGGACCAGTGGGGCGCCATCGCCGAGAAGTTGGGCGACGCCGCGGTGGACGACCTGATTCTGGAGACCGACGAGGGCGTCGACCTGATTCCGGCCCATCCGGGACTCGACAGTCTCGACGCCGAACTCGGCAACATCGACGACGCTCACGACCGCTACTCCCGACTCGACTCGTTTCTGGACGAGTACATCGAACCGCTCGGCTACGACGCCGTCCTCATCGACCTGCCGGGCCTGACGAACAACGTCAGCTACAACGGCCTCTGGGCCGCCCGGAACGTCATCGCCCCGGTCGAGATGGGGCCGTTCGAGTCCGAGCAGGCCGAGGCGCTCCGGGCCGACCTCGACAAAATCGGCGCGAACTTCGACGTGGACGTGAAACTCGCCATGGTCCTCCCGAACAAGGTCGACACCCGCACGAAACTCGCGGAAGAGTACCTCGACGCCTTCGAGGAGGCCTACCCAGAGGCGTTCGTCTCCTCGCACGTCCCCGTGAGTCAGGACATCCGGAACGCAGCGGAGTCGGGGCGGACCGCGTTCGCGCTGGAAGAACCGTCAACGACCGCCGAACGCGCGCGAGAAGCGTTTCTAGAGAACGCCGAGACGCTGGTCGAGCGGCTGGACGAGTCCGAACGCGCCGCCCCGGCGGGAGGTGAACTCGCGTGAGCGACCCCGACCTCGAAGAACTCCGCCAGCAGACCCAGCGCACCGACCGACTCGCGGAACCCGACGCCCGAGACGACGGCACCGACGACCTGCTCGAAGACCTGGTGGACGCGCTCGCGGCCATCGACTCGGGCGAGCAGGCCAAGACGTTCGCGGCCAGAGACGAGTCGGTGACCGCGCTCCTCTCGACGCTCGACGACCGCCAGCACGACCTCGAAGCCGTCGGCACCGCCTTGCAGGGCGCGCTCGGTCGCGAAATCGAGACCGACTCGCTCGACCGGAGCGAAATCGTCCGCCTCGCGGTCCGACTCGGTCTCCGCGAGGCCGCCCCCGAGTACCTAGACCTGCTCGCCGACGCGTCCGGCGAGTACGCGCGCCGAAACGTCTGAGCGGTCACTCAGGCCGTTTGCGGCATCGTTTACGCAAACGTTTCCGTTTTTGTTAACGTGAGTGCTTCTGTTCGCGCTTTCGGCGACGATGCCGTGTTTCATCCGAATTTCATTTTGGTCTGACTCCGGGTCCGATTTCGTTTCTCTCGCTTCTCGCCGCCGGGGTTTCCATCCTGAATACGTTAGCGCATACGGAAA
The nucleotide sequence above comes from Halorussus limi. Encoded proteins:
- a CDS encoding ParA family protein — protein: MSRSIRACTFLDKGGTGKTTTAAHLGVALAERGNDVLLIDLAGKQGDLVKHFGRWETVERQIAEDDDWPNISTVFQDQWGAIAEKLGDAAVDDLILETDEGVDLIPAHPGLDSLDAELGNIDDAHDRYSRLDSFLDEYIEPLGYDAVLIDLPGLTNNVSYNGLWAARNVIAPVEMGPFESEQAEALRADLDKIGANFDVDVKLAMVLPNKVDTRTKLAEEYLDAFEEAYPEAFVSSHVPVSQDIRNAAESGRTAFALEEPSTTAERAREAFLENAETLVERLDESERAAPAGGELA